The Thermotoga sp. SG1 genome includes a window with the following:
- the pyk gene encoding pyruvate kinase: MTRSTKIVCTVGPRTDSYEMIEKMIDLGVNVFRINTSHGDWNEQEQKILKIKDLREKKKKPVAIMIDLAGPKIRTGYFEKEFVELKEGQIFTLTTKEILGNEKIVSVNLSTLPKDVKKGDTILLSDGEIVLEVLETTDTDVKTVVKVGGKITHRRGVNVPTADLSVESITDRDREFIKLGTLHDVEFFALSFVRKPEDVLKAREEIRKHGKDIPIISKIETRKALERLEDIIKVSDAVMVARGDLGVEIPIEEVPIVQKEIVKISKYYSKPVVVATQILESMIERPYPTRAEVTDIANAIFDGADALLLTAETAVGKYPIEAIKVLSKVAEEVEKKSEFFRTLEYDTNDVSEAISHACWQLSNSLKAKLIITPTISGSTAIRISKYNVSQPIVALTPEEKTYYRLSIVRKVIPVLAERCSQELEFIEKGLKKVEEMGLVEKGDLVVLTSGVPGKVGTTNTIRVLKVE; encoded by the coding sequence GTGACAAGGAGCACCAAGATCGTCTGCACAGTCGGGCCAAGAACGGACAGCTATGAAATGATAGAAAAAATGATCGATCTTGGAGTCAACGTTTTCAGAATCAACACCTCCCATGGAGACTGGAACGAGCAGGAACAGAAGATTTTGAAGATAAAGGACCTGAGAGAGAAGAAGAAAAAACCTGTGGCGATCATGATCGATCTTGCAGGACCAAAGATCAGAACAGGCTATTTCGAAAAAGAGTTCGTGGAATTGAAGGAAGGCCAGATCTTCACGTTGACCACAAAGGAGATCCTGGGAAACGAGAAGATCGTATCTGTCAACCTGAGCACTCTTCCAAAGGATGTGAAAAAAGGAGACACCATCCTTCTGAGCGACGGAGAGATCGTCCTTGAAGTACTCGAAACAACGGACACGGATGTGAAAACGGTTGTGAAGGTTGGTGGAAAGATCACACACAGAAGGGGTGTGAACGTTCCAACGGCAGACCTTTCAGTCGAATCCATCACAGACAGAGACAGAGAATTCATCAAACTCGGCACACTCCACGATGTGGAATTTTTCGCACTCTCCTTTGTGAGAAAACCAGAGGATGTTCTCAAAGCGAGGGAAGAGATCAGAAAGCACGGGAAGGATATACCCATAATCTCGAAGATAGAAACGAGGAAGGCCCTGGAACGTCTGGAAGACATAATAAAGGTGAGCGATGCCGTCATGGTAGCCCGTGGAGACCTGGGTGTGGAGATCCCCATAGAAGAGGTACCGATCGTTCAGAAAGAGATCGTGAAGATCTCCAAGTACTACTCCAAGCCCGTCGTGGTGGCAACACAGATCCTTGAATCGATGATAGAACGCCCGTATCCAACGCGCGCAGAGGTCACGGATATAGCGAACGCCATCTTCGACGGTGCGGATGCCCTGCTTCTGACGGCCGAAACTGCCGTTGGGAAGTATCCAATAGAGGCGATAAAGGTCCTGAGTAAAGTGGCGGAAGAGGTGGAGAAGAAATCGGAATTTTTCAGAACACTGGAATACGATACAAATGACGTCTCCGAAGCCATTTCCCATGCATGCTGGCAGCTTTCCAATTCCCTGAAAGCAAAGTTGATCATCACACCCACCATCTCCGGCAGCACGGCCATCAGGATCTCAAAGTACAATGTGTCACAGCCCATCGTGGCTCTGACTCCTGAAGAGAAAACCTATTACAGACTCTCCATCGTCAGAAAGGTGATCCCTGTTCTCGCTGAAAGATGCTCACAGGAACTAGAATTCATCGAAAAGGGTCTGAAAAAGGTCGAAGAGATGGGACTGGTCGAAAAGGGAGACCTCGTGGTCCTCACTTCCGGAGTGCCCGGGAAGGTGGGAACGACGAACACCATAAGGGTGTTGAAGGTGGAGTGA
- a CDS encoding MBL fold metallo-hydrolase, with translation MKITWFGHACFSLEIEGITIVTDPFDESVGYPIPNVTANVVTESHQHFDHNAHHLVKGNFRLINSPGSYTVDGVKIKGIETFHDSSHGRERGKNIAFVFEGEGLRVCHLGDLGHVLTPSQVKEIGEVDVLLVPVGGTYTIGPREAKEVSGLLEAKFIIPMHYKTKYLKFNLLPVDEFLKLFEKHERVGNILELFEKPTERKIVVMEVQ, from the coding sequence ATGAAGATCACCTGGTTCGGTCACGCGTGTTTCTCCCTGGAAATCGAAGGAATAACCATCGTCACCGATCCGTTCGATGAGAGTGTAGGATATCCCATCCCAAATGTCACTGCCAACGTTGTTACGGAAAGCCACCAGCATTTCGATCACAACGCCCACCACCTTGTTAAAGGGAACTTTCGGCTGATCAACTCTCCTGGAAGTTATACCGTGGACGGTGTGAAGATAAAGGGTATAGAGACCTTCCACGATTCTTCACACGGAAGAGAAAGGGGAAAGAACATCGCCTTCGTTTTCGAAGGTGAAGGGTTGAGGGTCTGTCATCTGGGTGATCTGGGACATGTGCTCACACCATCTCAGGTGAAGGAGATAGGAGAGGTCGACGTGCTACTGGTTCCGGTTGGAGGAACGTACACCATAGGTCCGCGTGAGGCAAAGGAAGTTTCGGGGTTGCTTGAGGCAAAATTCATCATTCCCATGCATTACAAGACAAAATACCTGAAATTCAATCTTCTGCCCGTCGACGAATTTTTGAAACTGTTTGAAAAACACGAGCGTGTCGGGAACATACTGGAGCTCTTCGAAAAACCCACCGAGCGAAAAATTGTCGTCATGGAGGTGCAGTGA
- the hpt gene encoding hypoxanthine phosphoribosyltransferase, giving the protein MIKVLIDEETLKKRVKELAQEIEEYYKDKTDTIHAVCILKGSIHFFSDLVLNMRNLNVKYSFIHVSSYQGTSSTGRIRVKSWIDESIHDEYVLLVEDIVDTGLTLQHIVRYLKKYDPRDFKIVTLIEKMVHDHGVPLDFVGFRVDDKFLVGYGLDVDEKFRNLPYIGYVE; this is encoded by the coding sequence ATGATAAAGGTGCTGATAGACGAAGAGACGCTGAAGAAGAGAGTGAAGGAACTTGCTCAGGAAATAGAAGAATACTACAAAGACAAAACAGACACCATCCACGCCGTGTGCATCCTGAAGGGTTCCATACACTTCTTCAGTGATCTCGTGCTGAACATGAGGAACCTGAACGTCAAGTACTCTTTCATTCATGTATCGAGTTACCAGGGAACCTCCTCAACGGGAAGAATCAGGGTGAAATCCTGGATCGATGAATCCATACACGACGAGTACGTGCTTCTGGTGGAAGACATCGTCGACACGGGTCTTACACTCCAGCACATAGTCAGATACCTGAAGAAGTACGATCCCAGGGACTTCAAGATAGTGACTCTCATAGAAAAAATGGTTCATGACCACGGTGTTCCTCTGGACTTTGTTGGTTTCAGAGTGGATGATAAATTTCTCGTCGGGTACGGTCTGGACGTGGATGAAAAATTCAGAAACCTTCCGTACATCGGTTATGTGGAATAA
- the recG gene encoding ATP-dependent DNA helicase RecG, producing MLKDQIDEKKILQLHRELDDPLLENEDLKSKLFAFVEYVKEIPHLPEPRKRYRVGKTFEMIEKLRRWYLVEYLSCFSAEKIDLSTDVQYARGVGPGRKKKLKKLGIETLKDLLEFFPRDYEDRRKVLKLNELVPGRKVTTQGKISSVEKKKFQNMNILVAVLSDGLMHVLLKWFNQDFLHTQLKQLIGKEVFVTGIVKLNPYTGQYEIHNAEVLPKEREIIRRIFPIYRLTSGISQKQMRRIFEENIPSLCCSLEETLPERIIKKRNLLSIKDAYYGMHFPKTLYHLEKARERLAYEELFTLQLAFQKVRREREKHGGIPKKIEGRLAEEFIKSLPFQLTGAQKRAHEEIRRDMVSEKPMNRLLQGDVGSGKTVVAQLAILDNHEAGFQAAFMVPTSILAIQHYRRTVESFSRFDIRVALLIGATSLSEKEKIKSGLKNGQIDLVIGTHALIQEDVHFKNLGLVIIDEQHRFGVRQREALMNKGRMVDTLVMSATPIPRSMALAFYGDLDVTVIDEMPPGRKEVQTILVSMDRVNEVYEFVRQGVMRGGQAFIVYPLIEESDKLNVKSAVEMYEYLSKEVFPEFRVGLMHGKLSQEEKDRVMMEFAEGRYDILVSTTVIEVGIDVPRANVMVIENPERFGLAQLHQLRGRVGRGGQEAYCFLVVGDVGEEAMERLRFFTLNTDGFKIAEYDLKTRGPGEFFGLKQHGMSGFKVANLYRDLKLLEWAREDVQEIDVDKINLPEEIKLIEVG from the coding sequence ATGTTGAAGGATCAAATCGACGAAAAGAAGATCCTCCAGCTCCACAGGGAGCTGGATGATCCTTTACTGGAAAACGAAGATCTCAAAAGTAAACTTTTTGCCTTTGTGGAATACGTGAAAGAGATACCCCATCTTCCAGAACCGAGAAAAAGATACAGAGTTGGGAAAACCTTTGAGATGATAGAAAAGCTCAGAAGGTGGTATCTCGTAGAGTATCTGAGCTGCTTTTCAGCAGAAAAGATAGACCTTTCAACGGACGTTCAGTACGCCAGAGGAGTTGGTCCTGGAAGAAAAAAGAAGCTCAAAAAACTTGGAATAGAAACCCTAAAGGACCTTCTCGAATTCTTTCCCAGAGACTACGAAGACAGAAGAAAGGTTCTGAAACTGAACGAGCTGGTACCGGGAAGAAAGGTAACAACGCAGGGAAAAATCTCGAGTGTGGAGAAGAAAAAATTTCAGAACATGAACATACTGGTAGCCGTTCTGTCCGATGGGTTGATGCACGTGCTGCTCAAGTGGTTCAACCAGGACTTTCTCCACACCCAGCTGAAACAGCTCATTGGCAAGGAAGTCTTTGTGACAGGGATTGTGAAGTTGAACCCTTACACCGGTCAATACGAAATCCACAACGCCGAAGTCCTTCCAAAGGAAAGGGAAATCATAAGGCGGATATTCCCTATCTACCGACTGACTTCCGGTATTTCCCAGAAACAGATGAGAAGAATCTTTGAGGAAAACATACCCTCTCTTTGCTGTTCTCTTGAAGAGACCCTCCCGGAAAGGATCATAAAGAAAAGGAATCTTCTCAGTATAAAAGACGCTTACTATGGTATGCACTTTCCAAAGACCCTCTATCATCTTGAAAAGGCAAGAGAAAGGCTGGCTTACGAGGAACTGTTCACGTTGCAACTTGCTTTCCAGAAAGTGAGAAGGGAAAGAGAAAAACACGGAGGAATTCCAAAGAAAATAGAAGGAAGACTGGCAGAGGAGTTCATAAAATCTCTGCCCTTTCAACTCACAGGCGCCCAGAAAAGGGCTCACGAAGAAATACGAAGAGACATGGTCTCCGAAAAGCCCATGAACCGTCTTCTTCAGGGGGATGTTGGCTCTGGAAAAACGGTGGTTGCCCAACTTGCCATTCTGGACAACCACGAAGCAGGGTTTCAGGCCGCTTTCATGGTCCCAACCTCGATCCTTGCGATACAGCACTACAGAAGAACCGTTGAGAGCTTCTCCAGATTCGATATTCGGGTGGCACTTCTCATCGGGGCAACTTCTCTGTCTGAGAAAGAAAAGATAAAATCTGGTCTCAAAAACGGTCAGATAGATCTTGTGATAGGGACGCACGCCCTGATACAGGAAGACGTTCATTTTAAGAATCTCGGTCTTGTCATAATCGATGAACAACATCGTTTTGGGGTGAGACAGAGAGAAGCCCTCATGAACAAGGGCCGGATGGTAGATACGCTGGTGATGAGTGCCACACCGATTCCTCGAAGTATGGCCCTTGCCTTTTACGGAGATCTGGACGTCACCGTGATAGATGAGATGCCCCCCGGGCGCAAAGAGGTACAGACCATCCTTGTTTCAATGGACAGGGTAAACGAGGTGTACGAGTTTGTGAGGCAGGGGGTGATGAGAGGAGGCCAGGCTTTCATTGTTTACCCGTTGATCGAAGAATCCGACAAGTTAAACGTAAAATCCGCTGTTGAGATGTACGAGTATCTCTCCAAGGAGGTGTTCCCGGAATTTCGTGTAGGTCTCATGCACGGCAAGCTCTCTCAGGAAGAGAAAGACAGGGTGATGATGGAATTTGCAGAGGGAAGATACGACATCCTCGTATCCACGACCGTTATAGAGGTCGGTATAGACGTTCCGAGGGCAAACGTTATGGTGATAGAAAACCCCGAAAGGTTCGGTCTTGCACAGCTTCACCAGCTTCGCGGAAGGGTTGGAAGAGGGGGCCAGGAGGCTTACTGTTTCCTTGTGGTGGGCGACGTGGGAGAGGAAGCCATGGAAAGGCTCAGGTTCTTCACACTCAACACAGATGGATTCAAGATAGCAGAGTACGATCTAAAGACAAGGGGACCAGGAGAGTTCTTCGGACTCAAACAGCATGGTATGAGCGGCTTCAAAGTGGCGAATCTCTACAGGGACCTGAAGCTTCTCGAGTGGGCAAGAGAGGATGTTCAAGAGATCGATGTCGACAAAATAAATCTTCCAGAGGAAATAAAACTCATAGAGGTAGGTTGA
- a CDS encoding ABC transporter ATP-binding protein, whose amino-acid sequence METLLRVENLKKDFDGVAVIEDWNLEVKKGEKVALLGPSGCGKTTFLRIIAGLESFHGRVEIFTERIGYVFQDPRLIPWKTVMENLKLIRDDPERIRSFLEKVGLKGFEGHYPWQLSEGMKQRVNFVRAFLVEPDLLLLDEPFDALDLKTKIRVMDLLMEQWEERNFSIVFVTHDVKEAVFIADRIFFLSGRPSRIVDEVTLDERAMDLTDERLFEMEKRVIERLLNLPL is encoded by the coding sequence GTGGAGACTCTCCTGAGAGTAGAGAATTTGAAGAAAGACTTTGATGGCGTTGCGGTGATAGAAGACTGGAACCTTGAAGTAAAGAAAGGAGAAAAAGTGGCCCTCCTTGGACCGTCCGGCTGTGGGAAGACCACGTTTTTGAGGATAATCGCTGGTCTTGAGAGTTTCCATGGAAGGGTGGAGATTTTCACAGAAAGGATAGGATACGTGTTTCAGGATCCCAGGTTGATTCCATGGAAAACGGTCATGGAGAACCTGAAACTGATCAGAGACGATCCAGAAAGGATAAGGTCTTTCCTGGAAAAAGTGGGTTTGAAGGGTTTTGAAGGACACTATCCCTGGCAACTCAGCGAGGGGATGAAGCAGAGGGTGAACTTCGTGAGAGCTTTCCTTGTGGAGCCGGATCTTCTCCTTCTCGATGAACCTTTTGACGCCCTGGACTTGAAGACGAAAATACGGGTGATGGACCTTTTGATGGAACAGTGGGAAGAGAGAAATTTTTCCATTGTCTTTGTGACTCACGATGTGAAAGAGGCTGTTTTCATAGCAGACAGGATCTTCTTTCTTTCTGGAAGGCCCTCCAGGATCGTCGATGAAGTAACGCTGGATGAACGGGCAATGGATCTCACTGATGAAAGACTGTTCGAAATGGAAAAGAGGGTGATCGAAAGACTCCTCAACCTACCTCTATGA
- a CDS encoding ABC transporter permease: protein MKILFGIVFVLFVWYLLHLLFPSSLILPGPLETFKVFVETLNRETLEAFLSTLWKGALSTVVVIAVGLPVGFLMGTSDRVYEFLRPVITVIQAVPVISWLAVVIFLWGIGWQGPVVISILSLLPIAIFTTVSGVRSVDRKLVEVMRVYRVPRTKVLKEVYLGSLWPFVLSILEVSSGNVWKAVVMAEYLCGDRGLGVLISWARQYVDVPRVYALTIFTVALGISFERLVRVLTGRVWRRWRLS, encoded by the coding sequence ATGAAGATACTCTTTGGAATCGTTTTCGTTCTCTTTGTGTGGTATCTTCTTCATCTTCTCTTTCCCTCTTCTCTGATTCTTCCCGGTCCTCTGGAGACTTTTAAAGTTTTCGTTGAAACGCTGAACAGAGAAACACTCGAGGCTTTTCTGAGTACACTGTGGAAAGGTGCACTTTCCACAGTGGTTGTCATTGCTGTGGGACTTCCGGTGGGATTTCTCATGGGAACTAGTGATAGGGTGTACGAATTTTTGCGCCCTGTGATCACGGTGATACAGGCGGTACCGGTCATTTCTTGGCTTGCCGTTGTGATTTTCCTGTGGGGTATAGGATGGCAGGGGCCCGTTGTCATATCCATCCTTTCCCTCCTTCCGATTGCCATCTTCACAACCGTATCGGGTGTCAGAAGTGTCGACAGAAAACTTGTGGAAGTGATGAGGGTTTACAGAGTACCCCGAACAAAGGTTCTGAAAGAGGTGTACCTCGGCTCGCTCTGGCCGTTCGTCCTTTCCATCCTCGAGGTTTCCTCCGGGAACGTCTGGAAAGCGGTTGTCATGGCAGAGTATCTCTGTGGTGACAGGGGACTCGGTGTTCTGATCTCCTGGGCAAGGCAGTACGTGGATGTGCCTCGTGTGTACGCTCTCACCATCTTCACCGTGGCTCTTGGAATATCTTTCGAGAGACTTGTGAGAGTACTCACGGGGAGGGTGTGGAGAAGGTGGAGACTCTCCTGA
- a CDS encoding ABC transporter substrate-binding protein, translating into MKRMTLVLILLSVSFLFGLTVLNPFGPALIPVVPIMSGKVSDDVNIEIWKNPEEAVAKIVSGKVDFAVLPVTVGANLYAKGIGVQLVGVHEWKVFYLVAASDASFDGWESLRGKEVYTPHGRGQTVDVLMRYFLSKSGLKPDEDVKILYAPPQEIVVLFKAGKVKYAALPEPFVSMCLDRGKVVLDFQEEWGKETGVLGRIPIAGLFVREGVDEGTVRKVEEVLSASIEWMKKNPEETVRLSSERLGIPYEILRASLERIEFQYVPSRECKDEVSLFLRKLNELYPEGLQKVPDEGFYRK; encoded by the coding sequence ATGAAAAGGATGACTCTTGTTCTGATCCTTCTGTCGGTTTCTTTCCTTTTTGGACTCACCGTTCTCAACCCCTTCGGTCCTGCACTGATCCCCGTTGTGCCGATAATGAGTGGAAAGGTTTCGGATGATGTGAACATCGAAATTTGGAAAAATCCAGAAGAGGCTGTAGCAAAGATCGTTTCTGGAAAAGTTGACTTTGCGGTGCTTCCTGTGACCGTCGGAGCGAATCTTTACGCTAAAGGTATTGGAGTTCAACTCGTGGGTGTACACGAGTGGAAGGTGTTCTATCTTGTTGCTGCAAGTGATGCTAGTTTCGATGGCTGGGAGAGTCTTCGGGGAAAGGAAGTCTACACTCCACATGGAAGAGGACAGACCGTTGATGTCCTGATGAGGTATTTCCTGTCGAAGTCAGGCTTGAAACCCGATGAAGACGTGAAGATTCTCTACGCTCCCCCTCAGGAGATAGTGGTCCTTTTCAAGGCTGGGAAAGTGAAGTATGCGGCCCTGCCTGAACCCTTCGTCTCCATGTGTCTTGACAGAGGGAAGGTGGTGCTTGATTTTCAGGAGGAGTGGGGAAAAGAAACGGGAGTTCTCGGAAGAATTCCGATTGCGGGTCTTTTTGTGAGAGAGGGAGTGGATGAAGGAACGGTCAGGAAAGTTGAAGAGGTTCTCTCGGCCTCGATAGAATGGATGAAGAAAAATCCCGAAGAGACCGTTCGGCTCTCTTCTGAAAGGCTTGGCATTCCGTATGAGATCCTCAGGGCTTCACTTGAGAGGATAGAGTTTCAGTATGTACCGTCGAGGGAATGCAAGGACGAGGTCTCGCTCTTTCTTCGAAAACTGAACGAACTCTATCCGGAAGGTCTTCAGAAGGTGCCGGACGAAGGATTCTACAGGAAATGA
- a CDS encoding NADH-dependent [FeFe] hydrogenase, group A6 → MAEVAVVINGRTLSVPDNLTVLEACERAGVEVPALCHHPRLGESIGACRVCIVEVEGARNLQPACVTKVRDGMVIKTSSERVKTARKFNLALLLSEHPNDCMTCEANGRCEFQDLIYKYDVEPIFGYGTKEGLIDKSSPAIVREISKCIKCQRCVRACSEIQGMHIYSMVERGYRTYPGTPFDMPVYETDCIGCGQCAVFCPTGAIVENSAVKVVLEELEKKEKILVVQTAPSVRVAIGEEFGYAPGTISTGQLVAALRRLGFDYVFDTNFGADLTIMEEGSEFLERLEKGDLDDLPMFTSCCPGWVNLVEKVYPELRTRLSSAKSPQGMLSAMVKTYFAEKLGVKPEDIFHVSIMPCTAKKDEAMRKQLMINGVPAVDVVLTTRELGKLIKIKNIPFANLPEEEYDAPLGISTGAAVLFGVTGGVMEAALRTAYELKTGKTLPKIVFEDVRGLKGVKEAEVDLDGQKIRIAVVHGTANVRNLIEKILRREVKYHFVEVMACPGGCIGGGGQPYSRDPEVLKKRAEAIYNIDERMTIRKSHENPAIKKLYEEYLEHPLSHKAHELLHTYYEDRSRKKKLAIK, encoded by the coding sequence TTGGCTGAGGTGGCGGTTGTCATAAATGGAAGGACTTTGAGTGTACCGGACAATCTCACCGTTCTGGAAGCTTGTGAAAGGGCAGGAGTGGAGGTCCCTGCGCTGTGTCACCATCCAAGACTTGGTGAGTCGATCGGTGCCTGCAGGGTGTGTATCGTTGAGGTGGAGGGAGCCAGGAATCTCCAGCCAGCATGTGTGACGAAAGTGAGAGATGGTATGGTCATAAAGACCTCCTCTGAAAGAGTGAAGACCGCAAGAAAGTTCAACCTCGCTTTGCTCCTCTCTGAGCACCCCAACGACTGTATGACCTGTGAGGCGAACGGAAGGTGTGAGTTTCAGGATTTGATCTACAAGTACGATGTGGAACCTATTTTTGGCTACGGTACAAAAGAGGGCCTGATCGACAAAAGTAGTCCTGCTATCGTGAGAGAAATCTCCAAGTGTATCAAGTGTCAGAGGTGTGTCAGGGCATGTTCTGAGATCCAGGGAATGCACATCTACTCTATGGTGGAAAGAGGTTACAGGACCTACCCCGGAACGCCCTTCGACATGCCCGTTTACGAGACAGACTGTATCGGTTGTGGACAGTGTGCCGTGTTCTGTCCAACGGGTGCCATCGTTGAAAACTCCGCGGTGAAGGTGGTCCTTGAAGAACTTGAAAAGAAAGAAAAGATCCTGGTCGTTCAAACGGCACCTTCTGTGAGGGTTGCGATCGGTGAGGAATTCGGCTACGCTCCCGGCACAATTTCGACAGGTCAACTTGTCGCCGCTCTCAGACGACTCGGTTTCGATTACGTCTTCGATACGAACTTTGGAGCAGACCTCACCATAATGGAGGAAGGAAGCGAATTCCTGGAAAGGTTAGAGAAGGGAGACCTCGATGATCTTCCCATGTTCACTTCGTGTTGTCCTGGATGGGTGAACCTTGTAGAGAAGGTGTATCCTGAGCTCAGAACAAGACTCTCCAGTGCCAAGTCTCCGCAGGGAATGCTCTCTGCTATGGTGAAAACGTACTTTGCAGAAAAACTCGGAGTGAAACCAGAAGACATTTTCCACGTATCTATCATGCCTTGTACGGCGAAGAAAGACGAGGCAATGAGGAAGCAACTCATGATAAACGGTGTGCCCGCGGTGGATGTTGTCCTCACCACGAGGGAACTCGGAAAATTGATCAAAATCAAGAACATACCGTTTGCAAACTTGCCTGAAGAAGAGTACGACGCACCTCTTGGAATCTCGACAGGTGCCGCTGTACTGTTCGGTGTCACTGGTGGTGTGATGGAGGCTGCCCTGAGAACAGCGTACGAGCTCAAGACGGGAAAGACTCTTCCAAAGATCGTTTTCGAAGATGTCAGGGGATTGAAGGGTGTTAAAGAAGCAGAGGTCGATCTTGACGGCCAGAAGATCAGAATAGCCGTGGTTCACGGCACGGCCAACGTGAGGAACCTCATTGAAAAGATTCTCCGGAGAGAAGTGAAGTACCACTTTGTCGAGGTCATGGCGTGTCCCGGTGGTTGTATCGGTGGAGGAGGTCAACCCTACAGCAGAGATCCCGAAGTGCTCAAAAAGCGGGCTGAGGCGATCTACAACATCGATGAAAGAATGACCATCAGAAAATCTCACGAAAATCCGGCCATCAAGAAACTCTACGAGGAATACCTCGAACACCCTCTCAGTCACAAAGCGCATGAGCTCTTGCATACCTACTATGAAGACAGGTCGAGGAAGAAAAAACTTGCGATAAAGTGA
- the disA gene encoding DNA integrity scanning diadenylate cyclase DisA, translating to MVPQELIEKIKLISPGTELRKALDDIISANFGALIFLVDDPKKYDDIIQGGFWLDTDFSAEKVYELSKMDGAIVLSEDLTRIYYANVHLVPDPTIPTGETGTRHRTAERLAKQTGKVVIAVSRRRNIISLYYKNYKYVVNQVDFLISKVTQAISTLEKYKDNFDKLLSDLEVLELENRVTLADVVRTLMKGVELLRITEETRPYIVELGEEGRLARMQLRELTEDVDDLMVLLIMDYSSDEVDEETAQAILQDFVTRREPSPVSISRVLGYDVQQASQLDDILVSARGYRLLKTAARIPISIGYNVVKMFKTLDQISKASVEDLKKVEGIGEKRAKAISESISSLKHRRTSE from the coding sequence TTGGTCCCACAGGAACTGATTGAAAAGATCAAACTCATCTCACCCGGAACAGAGTTGAGAAAAGCGCTTGATGACATCATAAGTGCCAATTTCGGGGCCCTCATTTTCCTTGTCGATGATCCGAAAAAATACGACGATATCATTCAGGGGGGATTCTGGCTGGATACGGATTTTTCTGCGGAGAAGGTTTATGAACTTTCGAAGATGGATGGCGCCATCGTGCTCTCTGAGGACCTCACACGAATATATTATGCAAACGTTCATCTTGTCCCCGATCCAACCATACCAACAGGAGAGACTGGAACGAGACACAGAACAGCCGAAAGGCTGGCGAAACAGACAGGGAAGGTTGTCATAGCGGTCTCCAGAAGGAGGAACATCATCTCTCTCTACTACAAGAATTACAAGTACGTTGTGAATCAGGTGGACTTTTTGATCTCGAAGGTGACACAGGCGATCAGCACTCTTGAAAAGTACAAGGACAACTTCGACAAGTTGCTGTCCGATCTTGAAGTACTTGAGCTGGAGAACAGGGTTACACTCGCAGACGTGGTGAGAACGCTGATGAAGGGTGTGGAACTTTTGAGGATAACCGAGGAAACACGTCCTTACATTGTAGAACTCGGAGAAGAGGGAAGACTCGCAAGGATGCAACTCAGAGAACTGACAGAGGATGTGGATGACCTGATGGTTCTTCTCATAATGGATTACTCTTCCGACGAGGTGGATGAAGAAACAGCACAGGCTATTTTACAGGATTTTGTAACAAGAAGAGAACCTTCTCCTGTCTCAATATCCAGAGTGCTTGGGTACGATGTTCAGCAGGCCTCTCAACTGGACGATATACTCGTTTCTGCAAGAGGGTACAGACTGCTCAAGACCGCAGCAAGAATACCCATCAGTATTGGCTACAACGTTGTCAAGATGTTCAAAACCCTGGACCAGATCAGTAAAGCCTCCGTGGAAGATCTCAAAAAAGTTGAGGGAATCGGTGAAAAAAGAGCAAAAGCCATATCGGAAAGTATCAGTTCATTAAAACACAGAAGAACTTCCGAATGA